One window of Alkaliphilus metalliredigens QYMF genomic DNA carries:
- a CDS encoding metallopeptidase family protein, whose protein sequence is MNNFPSIDEVHDILDEIAQEIPDVFFKELNQGILLLPEHKLHFESRTRDKLYIMGEYRKSITGRQIIMYYGSFERLYKGMSKERLYEKLKDTLLHEFTHHLESLAGEVGLEVKDSKDLRKYRNRLT, encoded by the coding sequence ATGAATAATTTTCCTTCTATAGATGAAGTTCATGATATATTAGATGAAATAGCTCAAGAGATACCAGATGTATTTTTCAAAGAATTAAATCAAGGCATTCTTCTGCTACCAGAACATAAGCTGCATTTTGAGAGTCGTACTAGGGATAAACTGTATATTATGGGGGAATATCGTAAGAGTATCACTGGTAGACAAATTATAATGTATTATGGCTCATTTGAAAGGCTTTATAAAGGAATGTCTAAAGAAAGGCTCTATGAAAAGTTAAAGGATACTTTACTCCATGAATTTACTCATCATCTAGAATCCTTAGCAGGAGAAGTGGGTTTAGAAGTAAAAGATAGTAAAGACCTTCGTAAATATAGGAATCGATTAACTTAA